ACATTGTATTGGAAGAAGGAAGTTAGAGGTGCGATTAGACATCATGATTGGAAATTAATTCGTTACCCAGATCGTCCAGCAGAACTATATAATTTGGCAGAAGATGAAGCTGAAATTAACAATTTAGCGACAGCACATCCAAACATTGTAAAGGAATTGTATAAACAATTTTTTGAATGGGAAGTGTCTTTAGAACGCCCACGATGGATGTTAAAACATCAATATGAAAAAGACGCCATAGAGCGACTAGATAAATACAGAAACTAATAATTAAAACGATTAATTATGTCACAAATAAAAGAATATAAGCTGTTCATTAACGGCGAATGGAAAACATCAACTTCAGGTGAAACTATAGATATTATAAATCCATCTACAGAAGAAGTAACAGCTAGAGTACAAAATGGTACTGCAGAAGAAGCTTTAGAAGCATTAGAAGCAGCTGATAAAGCTCAAAAAGAATGGAAAAAATTACCTGCTCGTCAGCGCGCTGAATTACTGTATAAATTAGCGGATGAAATAGATGCTAATACCGAATATTTAGCAGAATTATTAACTAAGGAGCAAGGAAAACTTTTAAAAGTAGCACGTTTTGAAGTTGCTGTTACCGCATCATTTATTAGATATGCTTGCGAGGGAGCTCGTAGAATAGAAGGAGATATTATTCCTTCTGACAATCATAATGAACAAATTTGGATTCAAAAAGTACCTCGTGGGGTAATTGTTGCCATTACTGCGTGGAACTTTCCATTGGCTTTGGCAGGTCGTAAATTAGGACCAGCATTGGTTGCAGGTAACACTATTGTAATTAAACCTACATCAGAAACGCCATTGGCAACTTTAGAGTTAGGAAACTTGGCAAACAAAGTTGGAATTCCAGCTGGGGTAATCAATATTTTAACAGGGCCAGGTAGAGCAATGGGGAATGCATTGGTAGAAAGCCCTATTACTAAAATGGTAACAATGACTGGTTCTACACCTGTAGGACAGCAAATTGCACGTAATGCAGCAACAAACTTAACGCATGTACAATTAGAACTAGGAGGTAAAGCACCATTTATTGTTTTTGAAGATGCAGACATTGATGCAGCAGTAGCAGCAGCTTTACATTCTCGTTTTGACAACTGTGGGCAGGTTTGTACTTGTAATGAACGTATGTATGTACACGAAGGAATTTACGATGTGTTTATGGAGAAATTCATCAAAGCTACAAAAGCATTAAAAGTTGGAGATCCAATGTTAGAAGAAACAGACATGGGGCCTAAAGTAAATGCTGCTGAATTAAAACACATGGAAGAATTAGTTGCCATTAGTGTTAAAGAAGGAGCAACAGTTGCAACTGGAGGTAAAAGACCAGAAGGAGCTGAGTTTGATAAAGGTTATTGGTTTGAGCCAACAGTTTTAACCAATGTAACTCAAGACATGACTATTGTACACGAAGAATCTTTT
Above is a genomic segment from Wenyingzhuangia fucanilytica containing:
- the aldA gene encoding aldehyde dehydrogenase, coding for MSQIKEYKLFINGEWKTSTSGETIDIINPSTEEVTARVQNGTAEEALEALEAADKAQKEWKKLPARQRAELLYKLADEIDANTEYLAELLTKEQGKLLKVARFEVAVTASFIRYACEGARRIEGDIIPSDNHNEQIWIQKVPRGVIVAITAWNFPLALAGRKLGPALVAGNTIVIKPTSETPLATLELGNLANKVGIPAGVINILTGPGRAMGNALVESPITKMVTMTGSTPVGQQIARNAATNLTHVQLELGGKAPFIVFEDADIDAAVAAALHSRFDNCGQVCTCNERMYVHEGIYDVFMEKFIKATKALKVGDPMLEETDMGPKVNAAELKHMEELVAISVKEGATVATGGKRPEGAEFDKGYWFEPTVLTNVTQDMTIVHEESFGPILPVLKFSSFDEVIGYANDCEYGLAAMVFTNDMNTIMKCNDELEFGEIYVNRGHGEQHQGFHNGYKLSGSGGEDGKYGFEQYLEKKTFYIKHKV